DNA sequence from the Uloborus diversus isolate 005 chromosome 1, Udiv.v.3.1, whole genome shotgun sequence genome:
CAAATCCTTGGGGATGAAAACGCTAGGAATACCATGTCGTGACGCTGGGGTCGGACGAAGCGATCCAATTATCCCTTGCAGATTCTGCAGAAAAGTCGGACTCAGAAGCGGTAGCTTCGATTTCATGACGAAATCTCCAGGCAAACGAAGTGTCTCACCGTAGACGAGCTCGGCGACTGAAGACGCTAAATCTTCCCTGTAGACTGTTCTCAATCCGAGAAGCACTGAGGGTAGGGCATCTACCCATGCCGCACTTGAAACACAACTGATGGCTTGTTTTAAAGGACGGTGCAGTCTTTCAATCATGCCATTGCATTTCGGATTATAAGCTGACGTTCTACTTGGTTTAATTCCAAACAAATTTGCAAATGACTTAAAGAGCGAGGATTCAAATTGTCTGCTCTGGTCACTAGAAATGACTGAAGGAACACCGAAACGAGCAATCCAAGAAAAATATATAGCTTTAGCTACCGTTTCTGCGGATATATCTGCTATCGGAGTAACCTCCGGCCAACGCGTAAAGCGATCAACAATTGTCACGCAATAAGTATATCCCCGACAAATTGATAAGGGCCCTATCAAATCGACATGAATATGTTTGAATCTTCCGTCAGGAAGTGGGAAGTTGCCATATGGGGATTTTGTATGCCGGTGAACCTTAGTTCGCTGACATTCTAAACAAGCCTGATAATATAATTTTATGTCTGCTTTCATACCTAGCCAAACATATTTTGCAGCTAATTTTGTCGTAGCGCGTATACCAGGATGAGACAAATTATGATACGAATCAAATACCTTTTTACGAAAAGAGTCGGGAACAATAGTTCGAATGTTTGAAGTTGAAATatcacaaagtaaaaatttatccgAATTCGGAACTGGAAATTTAATTTGCAGCGATCGGCTTTCACTTGcgtcattcaatttttttaaaagctccgAATCTTCCAACTGTGCGTTCGCTAGCGATTCCATATCAACAGTAGAGGGGATGGAAATTTCGATTCGTGAAAGCGTATCTGCcacgatattttcttttccctcGATGAAACGAATGTCAgtagaaaattgtgaaatgaaatcAAGTTGGCGTAAACGCCGGGGGGAAGCTTTTGCATCCTTTTTCTGACTAAACGCAAAAGTGAGAGGCTTGTGATCTGTATAGATCACAAATGGGCGTGCTTCTAACATATATCTGAAATGTATTATTGCGCTATATACCGCTAATAGTTCTCGATCATAGGTTGAATACTTTTGTTGCGTTGAAGTTATTTTACGCGAAAAGAAACCTAATGGTTTGAGACCTTGGGGAGTTACCTCATGCAGAGCCGCACCCATTGCAAAATCACTACAATCTGTTACTAATGCTAATTTTGCATCTATTGACGGGTAATGTAAAAGTGTAGCAGTAGCCAACAACTCCTTACATTTGTTAAAAGCTGCAATCGCTTCTTCTGATAAACTAATTTCAGTTTTTAGctttcttatttttcccttttaaatattcatttaaaggaattTGTATGCCTGCAATTTTTGGCAAGAAACTAtgataaaaattcaacattccaAGAAAAGCTCGCAAACTCTTTACTGTTTTTGgcaatttaaattctgaaattgctTTGTCGCGATCCGGTAAAGGTTCGAAACCAGATTCATTTATTGAATGCCCTAGAAAATCTACCTGTGATACCCCAAATACGCACTTTGCAACATTAATTTTTATCCCGTAATCTTTGAAACGTTGAAAAAGAATTGAGGTGTTTTTCATGTTCTTTTTGATCTGCACTAGCCACCAAAACATCATCCAAATATACAAAGCAGAAATTAAGGCCACGCACCACTTCGTGCATAAATCGCATGAATGTCTGACTGGCCCCCGATAATCCGAAATTCATGCACGGAAATTCGAATAATCCGAACGGAGTTATAATAGCAGTTTTGCATACGTCTTCCGGATTTACCGGGATATGGTGGTACGCTTTTAACAAatcaagtttagaaaatatttttgcaccaTGAAGTTGCTGtgcaaaatctttttaaatatggaaCAGGGTATCTATCCTGACgcgttattttatttaacaaCCTGTAATCCCCAGTCGGACGCCAGTCCCAGGACTTTTATGGAACCATATGTAGAGGGCTGGACCAATTGCTACGAGAAGGTCTGCAAATGCCACGCTCTAACATATACTCAAATTCCTTTTTCGCAATTTTAAGTTGAGCTGGATGTAAACGGCGTGCTCGCGCTTGCACCGGGGGACCAGTTGTTTGAATATAATGCAATGTATTATGCTTTATTTCACTTTGCAACCCTGCAGCGGGctgagtaataattttaaattcatacaaCAATTTATGAAATTTAGAACTTccagaaatactttttattgcaGGTATCGAGGAATTTAAAGTACGACCATTTGAGGTTAGCGATGTGAGTGGGGTCAATAAGAGATTTTCGTTTAATGTCAACAAT
Encoded proteins:
- the LOC129216011 gene encoding uncharacterized protein LOC129216011; the encoded protein is MIERLHRPLKQAISCVSSAAWVDALPSVLLGLRTVYREDLASSVAELVYGETLRLPGDFVMKSKLPLLSPTFLQNLQGIIGSLRPTPASRHGIPSVFIPKDLDSCTHVFLRHDAVRRPLQPQYDGPFPVVKRMVKDFVISVKGSDKTVSIDRLKPAYLLNQDLCPDISTQTPVPVTTRSGRQVRFPDRFVSP